The following are from one region of the Streptomyces decoyicus genome:
- a CDS encoding nucleotidyltransferase family protein, with amino-acid sequence MTNGTGLDRDGCFVREGSLGRVSAPFAPVVAELGARIRERFGPDRLHSSYLFGSIPRGTAVPGASDLDALLALRDEPTDADRAAVRAVEQGLDAAFPQIDGVGILLFGVDRLRSERERYDHGWFVACLCTPLSGPDLAAGLPRYRPTSLLARETNGDLIHSLPGLREKAAAATTEAERIRLTRGVARRLVRTGLTLVMPRWGGWTSDLAESAEVFGRYYPAYAEQMCVAARAARTPAAYPKLLDELLTGLAPWLAAEYLAVHGAKAPRP; translated from the coding sequence ATGACCAACGGGACGGGGCTGGACCGGGACGGCTGCTTCGTGCGGGAAGGATCCCTGGGCCGCGTCTCCGCGCCGTTCGCGCCCGTCGTGGCGGAGCTCGGCGCCCGGATCCGCGAGCGCTTCGGCCCCGACCGCCTGCACAGCAGCTATCTCTTCGGCAGCATCCCGCGCGGCACCGCCGTCCCCGGAGCCTCCGACCTCGACGCGCTGCTCGCCCTGCGGGACGAGCCCACCGACGCCGACCGCGCCGCCGTCCGCGCCGTCGAGCAGGGCCTGGATGCCGCCTTCCCGCAGATCGACGGCGTGGGGATCCTGCTGTTCGGCGTGGACCGCCTGCGCAGCGAGCGGGAGCGGTACGACCACGGCTGGTTCGTCGCCTGTCTGTGCACCCCGCTCAGCGGCCCGGATCTCGCCGCCGGCCTGCCCCGCTACCGCCCCACGTCGCTCCTCGCCCGCGAGACCAACGGCGACCTGATCCACAGCCTGCCCGGTCTGCGCGAGAAGGCCGCGGCCGCCACCACGGAAGCCGAGCGCATCCGGCTGACCCGGGGTGTGGCGCGCCGGCTCGTACGCACCGGCTTGACCCTGGTCATGCCGCGCTGGGGCGGCTGGACGAGTGATCTCGCCGAGTCCGCGGAGGTGTTCGGGCGCTACTACCCGGCGTACGCCGAGCAGATGTGCGTCGCGGCGCGCGCCGCCCGGACGCCCGCCGCGTACCCGAAGCTGCTGGACGAGCTGCTCACCGGCCTCGCCCCCTGGCTGGCCGCCGAGTACCTGGCCGTCCACGGGGCGAAGGCGCCCCGGCCGTAG
- a CDS encoding NUDIX hydrolase: MSSTTNGQWYPPEWPDRIRALANGELTPPEPRRAATVLLLRDSASGGPAVHMLRRRTSMAFAGGAYAYPGGSVDPRDERPVAWAGPSRAQWAVRMGVDPATAQTIICAAVRETFEEAGVLLAGASADTVVTDTTGEDWEADRAALVAHELSFADFLGRRGLVLRSDLLGAWARWVTPEFEPRRYDTWFFVAALPEGQRTRNASTEADRTAWIRPEEAAAGYDRGELLMMPPTIATLRSLQPYATVEDTLAAAEAQNLTPVLAQARLVGDEIELSWPGHDEFTKHIAQTDAATGAPGDAGGSSDRPSPSGGTPA, from the coding sequence ATGTCGTCCACGACCAATGGCCAGTGGTACCCGCCCGAATGGCCGGACCGCATCCGGGCGCTCGCGAACGGCGAGCTGACCCCTCCCGAGCCCCGGCGGGCCGCCACCGTCCTGCTGCTGCGGGACTCCGCTTCCGGCGGCCCCGCCGTCCACATGCTGCGCAGACGCACCTCCATGGCCTTTGCCGGGGGTGCGTACGCCTATCCGGGCGGCTCCGTCGATCCGCGCGACGAGCGCCCGGTGGCCTGGGCCGGCCCGTCGCGTGCCCAGTGGGCGGTCCGTATGGGCGTCGACCCGGCCACCGCCCAGACCATCATCTGCGCGGCGGTCCGCGAGACGTTCGAGGAGGCGGGCGTGCTGCTCGCGGGCGCCTCGGCCGACACGGTCGTCACGGACACCACCGGCGAGGACTGGGAGGCCGACCGCGCCGCCCTCGTCGCCCATGAGCTGTCCTTCGCCGACTTCCTGGGCCGTCGCGGGCTCGTCCTGCGCTCCGATCTGCTCGGTGCCTGGGCCCGCTGGGTCACCCCGGAGTTCGAGCCACGGCGCTACGACACCTGGTTCTTCGTGGCGGCGCTCCCCGAGGGCCAGCGCACCCGGAACGCTTCCACGGAGGCGGACCGTACGGCATGGATCCGTCCGGAGGAGGCGGCCGCCGGCTACGACCGCGGCGAGCTGCTGATGATGCCGCCGACCATCGCCACGCTCCGCTCGCTCCAGCCGTACGCCACGGTCGAGGACACGCTGGCGGCGGCGGAGGCCCAGAACCTGACGCCGGTGCTGGCGCAGGCCCGCCTCGTGGGCGACGAGATCGAGCTGAGCTGGCCGGGGCACGACGAGTTCACCAAGCACATCGCGCAGACCGACGCCGCCACCGGTGCTCCCGGGGACGCCGGCGGCTCCTCGGACCGCCCCAGCCCCTCGGGAGGGACCCCCGCATGA
- a CDS encoding RidA family protein, translating into MSAAEEKIAALGLKLPQVVPPLATYQPAVRSGSYVFTSGQLPMVDGALPATGKVGAEVSAEQAKEFAATCALNALAAVKSLIGDLDKIQRVVKVVGFVASAPDFTGQPGVLNGASELLGEILGDKGVHARSAVGVAVLPLDAPVEVEIQVEIAE; encoded by the coding sequence GTGAGCGCGGCGGAGGAAAAGATCGCGGCGCTCGGCCTGAAGCTGCCGCAGGTCGTGCCGCCGCTGGCCACGTACCAGCCCGCGGTGCGCTCCGGCTCGTACGTCTTCACCTCCGGCCAGCTGCCGATGGTGGACGGCGCGCTGCCGGCCACCGGCAAGGTGGGCGCCGAGGTCAGCGCCGAGCAGGCCAAGGAATTCGCCGCGACCTGTGCGCTCAACGCGCTGGCGGCCGTGAAGTCCCTCATCGGCGACCTGGACAAGATCCAGCGGGTCGTGAAGGTCGTCGGCTTCGTGGCCTCCGCACCGGACTTCACCGGCCAGCCGGGCGTCCTCAACGGCGCCAGCGAGCTGCTGGGCGAGATCCTCGGCGACAAGGGCGTGCACGCCCGGTCCGCGGTGGGCGTGGCGGTGCTGCCGCTCGACGCACCGGTCGAGGTCGAGATCCAGGTCGAGATCGCCGAATAG
- a CDS encoding MBL fold metallo-hydrolase, translating into MTEASALPGQPRGGVISGPATARAWCVLAPNPSPMTLDGTNTWIVAEPDSDLAVVIDPGPLDESHLRAVIDTAERAGKRIALTLLTHGHPDHSDGAARFAELTGSAVRALDPALRLGDEGLDAGEVITTGGLELRVVPTPGHTGDSLSFHLPADRAVLTGDTILGRGTTVVAHPDGRLGDYLDSLRRLRSLTVDDGVATVLPGHGPVLNDAQGAVEFYLAHRAHRLAQVETAVEAGHRTPAEVVASVYADVDRSLWPAAELSVRAQLDYLGEHGLIES; encoded by the coding sequence ATGACCGAAGCATCCGCCCTCCCCGGTCAGCCCCGTGGCGGAGTGATCTCGGGGCCCGCCACCGCGCGCGCCTGGTGTGTTCTGGCCCCGAACCCGTCGCCGATGACGCTGGACGGCACCAACACCTGGATCGTCGCCGAGCCGGACTCCGATCTCGCCGTCGTCATCGACCCCGGGCCGCTCGACGAGAGCCACCTCCGAGCCGTCATCGACACCGCCGAGCGGGCCGGCAAGCGCATCGCGCTGACCCTGCTGACCCACGGTCACCCGGACCACTCCGACGGCGCCGCCCGCTTCGCCGAGCTGACCGGTTCGGCCGTACGCGCGCTGGACCCGGCACTGCGCCTGGGCGACGAGGGACTCGACGCGGGCGAGGTCATCACCACCGGAGGCCTGGAACTGCGCGTGGTGCCCACCCCGGGCCACACCGGGGACTCGCTCTCCTTCCACCTCCCGGCCGACCGCGCGGTGCTCACGGGCGACACGATCCTGGGGCGCGGCACCACCGTCGTCGCCCACCCCGACGGGCGGCTGGGCGACTACCTGGACTCGCTGCGCCGGCTGCGGTCCCTCACCGTCGACGACGGGGTGGCGACGGTCCTGCCGGGCCACGGGCCGGTGCTGAACGACGCCCAAGGGGCGGTGGAGTTCTATCTGGCGCACCGGGCGCACCGGCTCGCCCAGGTGGAGACCGCGGTCGAGGCCGGCCACCGCACGCCCGCCGAGGTCGTCGCCAGTGTGTACGCCGATGTCGACCGTTCCTTGTGGCCGGCCGCCGAGCTCTCGGTGCGGGCGCAGCTGGACTACCTGGGCGAGCACGGGCTGATCGAGAGCTGA
- the nth gene encoding endonuclease III, with product MGEQWSGRASNSDKSNKSPSGVTSGRKPAVRKPGASRPAAQDTTAQTSVKKTSVGRTSAGKKAAVNETPEKPAAATKAAAKKATAQKAVAQQVTAKATTKKAPAAAEQAPAKKPAAKKTATAKKATAKKTTAKKTTAKTATAKASAKKAPARQPESRAAMVRRARRINHELAELYPYAHPELDFTNPFELLVATVLSAQTTDLRVNQTTPRLFAVCPTPEDMAAMDPEQLEELIRPTGFFRAKTKSLLGLSAALRDRFGGEVPGRLEDLVSLPGVGRKTANVVLGNAFGVPGITVDTHFGRLARRFGWTTAEDAEKVEADVAEIFPKSEWTMLSHRVVFHGRRVCHSRKPACGACPIAPLCPAYGEGETDPEKAKKLLKYELGGQPGQRLKPPADYPGQPAPPMAPAAAAS from the coding sequence GTGGGCGAACAGTGGTCCGGCCGCGCATCGAATTCCGATAAAAGTAACAAATCGCCCTCCGGGGTGACGTCCGGCCGGAAGCCGGCCGTCCGCAAGCCCGGCGCGTCGCGACCGGCGGCGCAGGACACCACCGCGCAGACCTCCGTGAAGAAGACCTCGGTAGGCAGGACCTCGGCAGGGAAGAAGGCCGCCGTGAACGAAACTCCAGAGAAGCCGGCGGCGGCCACGAAGGCCGCAGCGAAGAAGGCCACCGCGCAGAAGGCCGTCGCCCAGCAGGTGACCGCGAAGGCCACCACGAAGAAGGCCCCTGCGGCCGCTGAACAGGCCCCCGCCAAGAAGCCGGCCGCCAAGAAGACCGCCACCGCCAAGAAGGCGACAGCCAAGAAGACGACGGCGAAGAAGACGACCGCCAAGACGGCCACCGCGAAGGCCTCTGCCAAGAAGGCCCCCGCGCGCCAGCCCGAGTCGCGCGCCGCCATGGTCCGGCGGGCCCGCCGGATCAACCACGAGCTGGCCGAGCTGTATCCGTACGCCCATCCCGAGCTGGACTTCACCAACCCCTTCGAGCTGCTGGTCGCGACGGTCCTGTCCGCGCAGACCACCGACCTGAGGGTCAACCAGACCACCCCGCGTCTCTTCGCGGTCTGCCCGACGCCCGAGGACATGGCCGCGATGGATCCGGAGCAGCTGGAAGAGCTGATCCGGCCGACCGGCTTCTTCCGGGCGAAGACGAAGTCGCTGCTCGGTCTGTCGGCCGCGCTGCGCGACCGCTTCGGCGGTGAGGTGCCGGGCCGTCTGGAGGATCTCGTCAGCCTCCCCGGGGTCGGCCGCAAGACCGCCAACGTGGTGCTGGGCAACGCCTTCGGCGTTCCGGGCATCACCGTCGACACCCACTTCGGCCGCCTCGCCCGCCGCTTCGGCTGGACCACCGCGGAGGACGCCGAGAAGGTCGAGGCGGATGTCGCCGAGATCTTCCCCAAGAGCGAGTGGACGATGCTCTCGCACCGTGTGGTCTTCCACGGCCGCCGTGTCTGCCACTCCCGCAAGCCCGCCTGTGGAGCGTGCCCCATCGCCCCGCTGTGCCCCGCGTACGGCGAGGGCGAGACGGACCCGGAGAAGGCGAAGAAGCTGCTGAAGTACGAGCTGGGCGGCCAGCCGGGTCAGCGGCTGAAGCCGCCGGCCGACTATCCGGGGCAGCCCGCTCCCCCGATGGCGCCCGCGGCGGCCGCTTCATGA
- a CDS encoding ArsA-related P-loop ATPase, whose translation MSRLHVVSGKGGTGKTTVAAALALALATEGRRTLLVEVEGRQGIAQLFETEALPYEERKIAVGPASEGASPWASPRTEATGEASRGGGGRRAGGEVHALAIDAERALLDYLQMFYKLGSAGRALKKLGAIDFATTIAPGLRDVLLTGKACEAVRRKDKSGKFVYDAVVMDAPPTGRITRFLNVNDEVAGLAKIGPIHNQAQAVMRVLKSPETAVHLVTLLEEMPVQETADGVAELRAAGIPVGGIVINMTRPALLDNGDLDSAARGARTGVAKALSQAGLGGARRGGLADRLIDPLLEQAREHAERVELERAEYAELTAIGLPTHELELLPEGVDLAGLYHLARDLRKQGPI comes from the coding sequence GTGAGCAGGCTCCATGTCGTCAGCGGCAAGGGTGGCACCGGCAAGACCACGGTCGCCGCTGCCCTCGCCCTCGCCCTGGCCACCGAGGGTCGCCGTACCCTCCTGGTCGAGGTCGAGGGCCGACAGGGCATTGCCCAGTTGTTCGAAACAGAAGCGCTTCCTTACGAGGAACGCAAGATCGCGGTGGGCCCGGCGTCGGAAGGCGCGTCGCCCTGGGCATCCCCCCGGACGGAGGCCACGGGAGAGGCCTCTCGGGGCGGTGGCGGGAGACGGGCCGGCGGTGAGGTCCACGCCCTGGCCATCGACGCCGAACGCGCCCTTCTGGACTACCTCCAGATGTTCTACAAGCTCGGCAGCGCCGGCCGGGCGCTGAAGAAGCTCGGCGCGATCGACTTCGCCACGACCATCGCGCCGGGTCTGCGGGACGTCCTGCTGACCGGCAAGGCGTGCGAAGCGGTGCGCCGCAAGGACAAGAGCGGAAAGTTCGTCTACGACGCGGTCGTGATGGACGCCCCGCCGACCGGCCGCATCACCCGCTTTCTGAACGTCAACGACGAGGTCGCCGGTCTCGCGAAGATCGGCCCGATCCACAATCAGGCGCAAGCCGTGATGCGGGTCCTCAAGTCGCCCGAGACCGCGGTGCATCTGGTGACGCTCCTGGAGGAAATGCCGGTCCAGGAGACCGCGGACGGCGTCGCCGAGCTGCGCGCCGCCGGCATCCCCGTGGGCGGCATCGTCATCAACATGACCCGCCCGGCGCTGCTGGACAACGGCGACCTCGACAGCGCCGCCCGCGGGGCACGTACGGGCGTCGCCAAGGCGCTCTCTCAGGCCGGTCTGGGCGGCGCCCGCCGCGGCGGCCTGGCGGACCGGCTGATCGACCCCCTGCTGGAGCAGGCGCGCGAACACGCCGAGCGGGTCGAGCTGGAGCGCGCCGAGTACGCCGAACTCACCGCCATCGGCCTGCCCACCCACGAGTTGGAGCTGCTCCCCGAGGGAGTGGACCTCGCCGGGCTCTACCACCTGGCGAGAGACCTGCGGAAACAGGGGCCCATATGA
- a CDS encoding ArsA family ATPase, whose product MTSDNTTLDASAPRLEVDTLIDDPHTRIVVCCGSGGVGKTTTAAALGVRAAERGRKVVVLTIDPARRLAQSMGISELDNVPRQVKGVDESAGGELHAMMLDMKRTFDEIVEGHADADRARAILENPFYQSLSAGFAGTQEYMAMEKLGQLRANDEWDLIIVDTPPSRSALDFLDAPKRLGSFLDGKFIRVLMAPAKVGGRAGMKFLNVGMSMMTGTLSKLMGGQLLRDVQTFVAAMDTMFGGFRTRADATYRLLQAPGTAFLVVAAPERDALREAAYFVERLAAEQMPLAGLVLNRVHGSGAAQLSAERALAAAEALTDRMAEDTHADTDPDTDPDTGTDAGTAPDAAAAPATDSTADAAPPPGHAENNLEATGIVDLDGGKAGSRTAGSPSPAAAAEQVTPTSASAAQLAAGLLRLHAERMQVLARERRTRDRFTALHPEVPVTEVAALPGDVHDLAGLRAIGDRLALNPTATDD is encoded by the coding sequence ATGACCTCGGACAACACGACGCTGGACGCCTCGGCCCCGCGGCTCGAGGTCGACACGCTGATCGACGACCCGCACACCCGCATCGTGGTGTGCTGCGGCTCGGGCGGCGTCGGCAAGACCACGACGGCCGCGGCCCTGGGCGTGCGCGCCGCCGAGCGCGGCCGCAAGGTCGTCGTGCTCACCATCGACCCGGCCAGGCGGCTGGCCCAGTCGATGGGCATCTCCGAGCTCGACAACGTCCCACGCCAGGTCAAGGGCGTCGACGAGAGCGCGGGCGGCGAACTGCACGCGATGATGCTGGACATGAAGCGCACCTTCGACGAGATCGTCGAGGGTCATGCGGATGCCGACCGGGCCCGAGCAATCCTGGAGAACCCCTTCTACCAGTCCCTGTCGGCCGGTTTCGCGGGCACGCAGGAGTACATGGCCATGGAGAAACTCGGCCAGCTCCGCGCGAACGACGAGTGGGACCTGATCATCGTCGACACCCCGCCGAGCCGCTCGGCGCTGGACTTCCTGGACGCGCCCAAGCGCCTCGGGTCCTTCCTGGACGGCAAGTTCATCCGAGTGCTGATGGCGCCGGCGAAGGTGGGCGGCCGGGCCGGCATGAAGTTCCTCAATGTCGGCATGTCGATGATGACCGGCACCCTCAGCAAGCTCATGGGCGGTCAACTGCTGCGCGATGTACAGACATTCGTGGCCGCCATGGACACCATGTTCGGCGGCTTCCGCACCCGCGCGGACGCCACCTACCGCCTCCTCCAGGCACCCGGGACGGCGTTCCTCGTGGTGGCCGCGCCGGAGCGGGACGCGCTGCGCGAGGCGGCGTACTTCGTCGAGCGGCTGGCCGCCGAGCAGATGCCGCTGGCCGGCCTCGTGCTGAACCGGGTGCACGGCAGCGGCGCCGCCCAACTGAGCGCCGAGCGGGCCCTGGCCGCCGCGGAGGCCCTGACGGACCGCATGGCGGAGGACACCCATGCGGACACTGACCCGGACACCGACCCGGACACCGGGACGGACGCCGGGACGGCCCCGGACGCAGCCGCCGCCCCCGCCACCGACTCCACCGCGGACGCCGCCCCGCCCCCCGGCCACGCAGAAAATAATCTTGAAGCCACCGGCATTGTGGATCTCGACGGCGGGAAGGCTGGCTCACGTACCGCCGGCAGCCCCTCCCCCGCTGCCGCGGCGGAGCAGGTGACACCCACATCAGCCTCAGCGGCGCAACTGGCCGCCGGGCTCCTACGGCTGCACGCGGAACGTATGCAGGTCCTCGCACGCGAACGTCGCACGCGGGACCGCTTCACCGCGCTGCATCCCGAGGTTCCGGTGACGGAGGTCGCCGCACTGCCCGGCGACGTCCATGACCTCGCAGGGCTGCGTGCCATCGGCGACCGCCTGGCGCTGAACCCCACGGCCACCGACGACTGA
- a CDS encoding NUDIX hydrolase, giving the protein MRSAREQRYGEEADVRGAASGAASGRDATVTAEGLPEWLSPVARAAATIEPRQLSRFLPPESGGRQSAVLILFGHGPRGPELLLMERAGTLRSHAGQPSFPGGALDPEDGDPDGPGPVRAALREAEEETGLDPSGVQVFGVLPRLYIPVSGFVVTPVLGWWRRPSPVGAVDQAETARVFTVPVADLTDPAHRVTTRHPSGHTGPAFLVENALVWGFTAGVIDRLLHYAGWEIPWDRDKAVPLDWRS; this is encoded by the coding sequence ATGAGGAGTGCACGGGAGCAGCGGTATGGCGAGGAGGCGGACGTCCGCGGGGCGGCCTCCGGGGCGGCCTCCGGCCGGGATGCCACGGTCACGGCCGAGGGGCTGCCCGAGTGGCTGTCCCCGGTGGCCCGCGCCGCCGCCACGATCGAGCCGCGCCAGCTCAGCCGCTTTCTGCCGCCGGAGAGCGGCGGCCGGCAGTCCGCGGTGCTGATCCTCTTCGGCCATGGCCCCCGCGGCCCGGAGCTGCTCCTGATGGAGCGCGCGGGCACCCTGCGTTCGCATGCCGGCCAGCCCTCGTTCCCCGGTGGCGCCCTCGACCCGGAGGACGGCGATCCGGACGGGCCCGGTCCGGTGCGGGCGGCGCTGCGCGAGGCCGAGGAGGAGACCGGTCTCGATCCGTCCGGTGTGCAGGTCTTCGGCGTGCTGCCGCGGCTCTACATCCCCGTCAGCGGCTTCGTGGTGACACCGGTTCTGGGGTGGTGGCGTCGGCCGAGCCCGGTCGGCGCGGTCGACCAGGCGGAGACCGCCCGGGTCTTCACGGTTCCCGTGGCAGATCTCACGGACCCGGCCCATCGCGTGACCACGCGTCACCCCAGTGGCCACACCGGGCCCGCCTTCCTTGTCGAGAACGCCCTGGTATGGGGGTTTACGGCCGGAGTTATCGACCGGCTCCTGCATTACGCCGGCTGGGAGATTCCGTGGGACCGTGACAAGGCGGTCCCGCTGGACTGGCGCTCGTGA
- a CDS encoding DUF4177 domain-containing protein → MTKWEYATVPLLVHATKQILDTWGEDGWELVQVVPGPNNPEQLVAYLKREKA, encoded by the coding sequence ATGACCAAGTGGGAATACGCGACCGTGCCGCTGCTCGTGCACGCGACGAAGCAGATTCTGGACACCTGGGGCGAGGACGGCTGGGAGCTGGTCCAGGTCGTTCCGGGCCCGAACAACCCCGAGCAGTTGGTGGCCTACCTGAAGCGGGAGAAGGCGTGA
- a CDS encoding MarP family serine protease, translating to MNVLDILLLVAAVWFAIIGYRQGFVVGILSVIGFLGGGLVAVYLLPVIWNEITGDATPGTFAAIAAVAIVIVCASVGQALTTHLGNKLRRHITWSPARALDATGGALVNVLAMLLVAWLIGSALAGTSLPTLGKEVRNSKVLLGVSRVMPQQAGTWFADFSSVLAQNGFPQVFTPFSNEPINNVPAPDPRLATSPAAAQARRSIVKVVGTAPGCGKVLEGSGFVFGRHRVMTNAHVVGGVREPTVQVGGEGRTYDAKVVIYDWQRDIAVLEVPSLEAPALQFANGDANSGNSAIVAGFPENGGYDVRSARIRGRIQANGPDIYHRGTVRRDVYSLYATVRQGNSGGPLLTPQGKVYGVVFAKSLDDSNTGYALTADEVRQDVLKGRTAQQQVGSQGCAI from the coding sequence GTGAACGTCCTGGACATCTTGCTGCTGGTCGCGGCCGTGTGGTTCGCGATCATCGGCTATCGGCAAGGCTTTGTCGTCGGCATCCTGTCCGTGATCGGCTTCCTCGGGGGCGGCCTGGTCGCGGTCTATCTGCTGCCCGTGATCTGGAACGAGATCACCGGAGACGCGACACCCGGCACCTTCGCGGCCATCGCGGCGGTGGCCATCGTGATCGTGTGCGCCTCCGTGGGCCAGGCGCTCACCACCCATCTGGGCAACAAACTGCGCCGCCACATCACCTGGTCACCGGCGAGAGCGCTGGACGCGACCGGCGGCGCGCTGGTCAACGTCCTGGCGATGCTGCTGGTCGCCTGGCTGATCGGCTCGGCGCTGGCCGGGACGTCCCTGCCGACGCTCGGCAAGGAGGTCCGTAACTCCAAGGTGCTGCTCGGCGTATCCCGGGTGATGCCCCAGCAGGCCGGCACCTGGTTCGCCGACTTCTCCTCCGTCCTCGCGCAGAACGGCTTCCCGCAGGTCTTCACGCCGTTCTCCAACGAGCCGATCAACAATGTGCCGGCCCCCGACCCCCGGCTGGCCACCAGCCCGGCGGCGGCGCAGGCCAGGCGCAGCATCGTCAAGGTCGTCGGCACCGCCCCCGGCTGCGGCAAGGTCCTCGAAGGCAGCGGCTTCGTTTTCGGCCGGCACCGCGTGATGACCAACGCCCACGTCGTCGGCGGTGTGCGCGAGCCGACCGTCCAGGTGGGCGGCGAGGGCCGTACGTACGACGCCAAGGTCGTGATCTACGACTGGCAGCGCGATATCGCGGTCCTGGAAGTGCCCTCACTGGAAGCGCCGGCGCTCCAGTTCGCCAACGGGGACGCGAACAGCGGCAACAGCGCCATCGTCGCCGGCTTCCCGGAGAACGGCGGCTATGACGTGCGCTCCGCCCGTATCCGCGGCCGCATCCAGGCCAACGGCCCGGACATCTACCACCGCGGCACGGTCCGCCGCGATGTCTACTCCCTCTACGCCACGGTCCGGCAGGGCAACTCCGGCGGCCCGTTGCTCACCCCGCAGGGCAAGGTCTACGGCGTCGTCTTCGCGAAGTCGCTCGACGACTCCAACACCGGCTATGCGCTGACCGCCGACGAGGTCCGCCAGGACGTCCTCAAGGGACGTACGGCCCAGCAACAGGTCGGCAGCCAGGGCTGCGCGATCTAG
- a CDS encoding Crp/Fnr family transcriptional regulator: protein MDDVLRRAPLFAALDDEQAAELRASMGEVTLARGDALFHEGDPGDRLYVVTEGKVKLHRTSPDGRENMLAVLGPGELIGELSLFDPGPRTATASALTEVKLLGLGHGDLQPWLNARPEVATALLRAVARRLRKTNDQMSDLVFSDVPGRVARALLDLSRRFGVQSEEGIHVVHDLTQEELAQLVGASRETVNKALADFAGRGWLRLEARAVILLDVERLAKRSR from the coding sequence GTGGACGACGTTCTGCGGCGCGCACCGCTCTTCGCGGCGCTCGATGACGAGCAGGCGGCCGAGCTGCGCGCCTCAATGGGAGAGGTCACGCTCGCCCGCGGCGACGCCCTGTTCCACGAAGGGGACCCCGGCGACCGCCTGTACGTGGTCACCGAGGGCAAGGTGAAGCTGCACCGCACTTCCCCGGACGGCCGGGAGAACATGCTCGCCGTCCTCGGCCCCGGCGAGCTGATCGGTGAGCTCTCGCTCTTCGACCCGGGCCCGCGTACGGCCACCGCTTCCGCCCTCACCGAGGTCAAGCTCCTCGGCCTGGGCCACGGCGACCTTCAGCCCTGGCTGAACGCCCGCCCGGAGGTGGCCACGGCCCTGCTGCGCGCAGTCGCCCGCCGGCTGCGCAAGACCAACGACCAGATGTCCGACCTGGTCTTCTCGGACGTGCCGGGCCGTGTGGCCCGCGCCCTGCTCGACCTGTCGCGCCGCTTCGGCGTGCAGTCCGAGGAGGGCATCCACGTCGTCCACGACCTGACGCAGGAGGAGCTGGCGCAGCTGGTCGGTGCCTCGCGCGAGACGGTCAACAAGGCGCTCGCGGACTTCGCGGGCCGCGGCTGGCTGCGCCTGGAGGCGCGCGCCGTGATCCTGCTGGACGTGGAGCGGCTGGCCAAGCGCTCGCGCTGA